Part of the Egibacteraceae bacterium genome, CGCGATGCAACCGGGCGAGCGCAGAGAACACCTCGGCGTCGAGGTGCACGACTGAGAACAGCTGTGCGCCCTCAAGGTGCTTGCGGGCGCCGCGACCGCGATCGTTGTCCAACAGGACGTCGACCACCGCTGCGGCGTCGAGCACGACGATCACAACGCGTCAGTGCGTGCCGCAGCCACGGCGTCGGCTCCGAGGACATCCGTGTCGACCGGTGACAGCTCGTCAAGGCGACGTAGCCACTCGTGCATCGACGGGCGGCTCGTGTGGGCTGTCAGAACCCGAGCGACGTACTGCTGAACGCTGAGACCTTCAGCCGCTGCTCGTCGCTTCAGCTCGTCGTGGGTCTGCGCGTCAACGTTGCGGATGAGAAGGTCGGCCATGATGCCTCCGGCGTGCTGCGATATCAAGATGATATCATGAAGCACGGGCTCGTTGTTGTCAGCATGTGGAAACCGATTGGGATGTGCATTCTGTGATGGGTGCGTCACGCGGGTAAGCGGCTGAGAGCGATGGGCCAGCCGAAGTATCAGAACGACGGCGACCCGCCCGCACTGGTCGTCCAGGCCGGTAGCACCAAGCTGCGCTACCACCTGCGATGCATCGACGATCTCCCCGCGATGCTCGCCGAGCTCGAACACAACCCACGGAACAACCACATGCGTGCCCGCTGATGGCGTCGGCGCGGTCCCCCCGGCGACCGCAGGGTTCGGCTGGTCAGAAGAACTGGTCGATGAGGATCGGGTTGCCTAAGGCACGTCCGTCCCGACCGCGCCGACGTACCAGACGTGGTCGGCGCCGACATGGCACCGGTCGAGCCGTTCCGCGCCGCCGCTGCGGGCGCCGGTGAACCAGATGGGAGCACCGCCGCGCGCGACGACCCTGCCGGCCTCGTCGACCAGCTCGAACGTCCCGGCGTCCTCCGCCAGCCCGAACGCGGCCCGGTAGCCCGCCGGCCACAGGACCGCGTGGGGGGCGCCGTCCATCTCCACCCAGGCGCACCCCCCGTCCAGACCAGGGTCACCGCCGAGCACGCCGGTCCGCGGCACCGCCGGCAGCTGACTGAGCTCGTGCTGGGGCAGGTCGACCAGACGGGCATCGGGGTCCACCGGGTCCCCCTCCGCGGCACCGGTCGCGGGCAGGACGGCCGAGCCCTCGCCCAGCACCGGGCCGGGCGATGCGCGCCCCGGTTCGTCTTCCGGGACCACGCGTGCCGACCCGTCCACCTCCGTGACCACCACGGCGAGCGCCAGGGCCAGCACCACCACGTTGCCGACACCCACCACCCGCGCCAGGCGTCCTGCCCGCATCGTCGCCCTCCTCTTCTGCGCCACGGCTTGCGGGCATCGTACGACAGCACCCTGCCCATGGCGCGCACGCCCACCGGGGAACGTTGTCCCCAGGCACGGGGGATCCAGCGCGACGAGCGGCGAAGGCTGCGGCACCTTAGGGCCTGCCCAGGTCGACAGGAGGACGGGTCATGGCAGAGGTTCCCGGCGAGGGTGCGGCACGGGTCTACGCGGCGGCGCGGCGCTTCACCGACCGGTGTCTGCACCGCAACGGCAGCGTGCTCTCGTCCCGCCGGCGGTGGGCTCCCGAGCTCCTCGATGATCTCCTGGCCCGACTCCGCGACCGGGGCGCCGTCGGCACGTTCCCGCACCGTTGGGCGGAGGTGCTGGCCGACGCGCCCGACGCCTGCGTGGAGCTGGCGGCGGAGGCGTGCTACGTCCATGTCCTGTTCGCGACCGACCTGGCCCCGACCACCAAGCGCGCCCTGGTGCACGCGACCCTCGCGCGCTCCTCGGCGGCGCCCCGCGTGCCTGCCGACCTGGACGCGGCGCTGGACGGGGGCCTGGCCGGCACCGGTGTGGCGTTCAAGACCCGACGGCTGTCCCAGCTGCGCTACCTGCTCGCAGCGGCGCGCGCGATCAAGGACGTGCGCCGACGGGATCGCGAGTCCCTGCTCACCGACGCCGACGCGTTCGTCGCGTGGTTGCGGGACCTGCCCTGCGACGGCGCCGACGCCCAGCGCGAGATCCTGGCCCATCTGGTGCACCCGCACGCCTTCGAGCCGATCGTCTCCCGGCGGGTGAAGGAGCGCGTGGTGGCCGCCTACGGCGGTGGGCACGACGACGTCGACGTCGCCCTGCGGGCACTGCGCGCGCGATTGGAACCCGAGCACGGTGCAGGGTTCGCCTTCGTCGACCTGGTCGATGTCCGCCGGGCGCCGGCCGGTCAGCGGCCGAGCGCGTAGGCCTTGCATCCCGCGCGAGGTCAGCCGCTGCGGCGGCGGGCGATCTCGAAGAGGGCCACGGCTGCGGCGGCGCTCGCGTTCAGCGAGGCGACCCGTCCGCCGAGGGGGATCGCCAGGCGGGCGTCGACCCGTTCGGCGACCAGGCGGGACAGCCCGGCTCCCTCCCCGCCGATCACCAGCACGACCCGCCCGGCCAGCAGGTCGGAGTCCCACACCGTGTCGGGCGCGTCGCCGTCCAGGCCCACCGACCAGTAGCCGCGGCCGGCGAAGTCCTCGATGGCCCGCACGACGTTGGGCACAAGCGCCACGCGCAGCCAGCTGAAGGCGCCCGCCGCGGCCTTCTCGGCGGCGGGGGTGACGTGCGCCGCCCGCCGCTTGGGCAGCACCATGGCGCCGGCGCCGGCGGCTTCCGCGGACCGCGCGATCGCTCCGAGGTTCTGCGGGTCGGTGACGCCGTCGAGCACGACGACAAGGTCGGGTTCGCCGATCTCGTGCAGGGCCACGTAGGGGAACGCCGGCGCGACCGCGAGGACGCCCTGGTGGCGCGCGCCCCCGCACAGCTCGTCCAGGACCGGGCGCTTGGCGGTGCGGACCGCCACCCGCGCCGCACGGGCGGCGGCGACGATGTCGGCGACCGCGTCGGGGTCGGTGACCACGACCTCCCGCAGGCGGCGGCCCGCCCGCAGCGCCTCCGCCACGGGGCGCCGACCCGGGACGACCGTGGTCGGCTGCGAGGAGCCTGGCGATGGGCTCACCGGTCTAGGCCAGGTGCCAGCGCGCACCGTCGGGGGAGTCCTCGACGACGATGCCGAGTTCGCTCAGGCGGGCCCGGATGGCGTCGGCGGTGGCGAACTCCCGGCGGTCGCGGGCCTCGGCACGCAGGCGCAGCAGCTCCTCCACCAGCGGCCCGACCAGCCCCGCGCCCGCAGCCTCCCCCTCATCGAAGGTGTAGCCGAGAACCCCGGCCAGCTCGCGGACCACCGCGCCCGCCGCCGCGGCCTCGGAGCGGCGACCAGCCTCCAGGTGGCGGTTGCCGGCGCTCACGAGGTCGAACAGCGCGGCATGCGTCTCGGGGGTGTTCAGGTCGTCGTCCAGGGCCGCCCTGAACGCCTCGCGCGCCGCGTCGGCCTCCGGATCTGCGGACCCGCCGACGTCCTCGGGGTCGGGTGGCGCCAGCCCGGCGGTCGTCCGCACGAAGGCGGCCCAGCGGTCGAAGGCGGCGGCCGCCTCGTCGAGGCGCTCTTCGCTGAACTCGACCGGCGACCGGTAGTGCGCCGCCAGGAAGAAGTGGCGCAGGACGTTGGCGCCGTAGCGGTCCAGCGCCTCGGCGAGCGAGATGACGTTGCCGACGGACTTGGCCATCTTCTCCGCCCCGAGGGTGAGCATGCCGTGGTGCACCCACCAGCGCGCGAAGGTCGTGCCCGTGGCCGCCTCCCACTGGGCCACCTCGTTCTCGTGGTGGGGGAAGACGAGGTCCGTGCCACCGGCGTGGATGTCGAACCCGCCACCGAGGTACTTGGTCGCCATCGCCGAGCACTCGATGTGCCATCCGGGACGACCCGGTCCCCAGGGCGAGGGCCAGGACGGCTCCCCCGGCTTGGCGCCCTTCCACAGCGCGAAGTCCAGCGGGTCCTCCTTGCGCTCGTCGCTCTCGACGCGCACCCCGGCGCGCAGGTCGTCGACCCGCCGGCCGGAGAGCTTGCCGTACTCGGTGAAGGCGCGGACCCTGAAGGACACCTCGCCGTCGGCCTCGTAGGCGTAGCCGGCGTCCACCAGCCGGTCGATCAGCTCGATCATCTCCATGATGTGGCCGGTGGCGCGGGGCACGATGTGCGGCGGCAGCGTGCCGAGCCGGTCGATCTGGGCCTGCCAGGCACGGGAGAACTCCTCGGCCACGACGGCCGGTGGGCGCCCGTCGGCCTCGGCCCGGGCGATGATCTTGTCCTCCACGTCGGTGATGTTGCGCACGTGCAGGACGTCAAAGCCCGACCACTCCAGGTGGCGGCGAAGCACGTCGGGCACGATCTCAGCGCGGGCGTGCCCGAAGTGGGGCGGCCCCTGGACGGTCGGGCCGCACACGTACATCGTGGCGAGCCCCGCCTCGCGGGGCACGAAGTCGTCGATGCGACGGGTCAGGGTGTTGTACAGGCGGATCACGGCCGCAAGCCTATCGGGCGGCCAACAGGACCACGGCCAGGCAGGCGATGCCCTCGCCCCGTCCGGTGAAGCCCAACCCGTCGGTGGTCGTGGCCTTGACGTTCACCGCGCCGGCCGGCACCCCGAGCAGGTCAGCGACGGAGTCGGTGATCGCTGCGCGGTGAGCGGCCAAACGGGGGCGTTGGGCCACCACCGTCACGTCGGCGTTGACGAGCGCCCATCCCGCCTCGGTGACCCGGTCCAGCGCTCCGGCCACGAACACGGAGGAGGCGACCCCGGCGTGCGCCGGATCGGCGGTCCCGAACACGGCGCCGAGATCGCCCAGACCGGCGGCGCCGAGCAGCGCGTCGACCAGGGCGTGCAGGACCACGTCGGCATCCGAGTGCCCCTCCAGGCCGGGTCCGCCCGGGATGGGCGTACCGCCGAGGCGCAACGGCCGGCCCGCGTCGGCGCTGAAGGCATGCACGTCCACCCCCTGACCGATCCGCATCCCGGCGCTCATGGGAGTCGCTGCGCGGCCAGCAGCGCCTCGGCGATCACGAGGTCCTCGGGAAAGGTGATCTTGAAGTTGCGGCGGTCGCCGGGGATCAGGCGCACGCTGCCACCGGCGCGCTCGACGAGCATGAGGTCGTCGGTGACCCCACCGGTGGCGCCGGCATGGACCTGCTGCAAGGTGCGCATCGCGAAGACCTGCGGGGTCTGCACGCTCCACAGGCCGTCGCGGTCGACGGTGCGCACCACCCCGCCGGTGGCGGCGTCGCCCTCCCGGACGAGCTT contains:
- a CDS encoding DUF6855 family protein, which produces MGQPKYQNDGDPPALVVQAGSTKLRYHLRCIDDLPAMLAELEHNPRNNHMRAR
- a CDS encoding RNA methyltransferase; this encodes MSPSPGSSQPTTVVPGRRPVAEALRAGRRLREVVVTDPDAVADIVAAARAARVAVRTAKRPVLDELCGGARHQGVLAVAPAFPYVALHEIGEPDLVVVLDGVTDPQNLGAIARSAEAAGAGAMVLPKRRAAHVTPAAEKAAAGAFSWLRVALVPNVVRAIEDFAGRGYWSVGLDGDAPDTVWDSDLLAGRVVLVIGGEGAGLSRLVAERVDARLAIPLGGRVASLNASAAAAVALFEIARRRSG
- the cysS gene encoding cysteine--tRNA ligase translates to MIRLYNTLTRRIDDFVPREAGLATMYVCGPTVQGPPHFGHARAEIVPDVLRRHLEWSGFDVLHVRNITDVEDKIIARAEADGRPPAVVAEEFSRAWQAQIDRLGTLPPHIVPRATGHIMEMIELIDRLVDAGYAYEADGEVSFRVRAFTEYGKLSGRRVDDLRAGVRVESDERKEDPLDFALWKGAKPGEPSWPSPWGPGRPGWHIECSAMATKYLGGGFDIHAGGTDLVFPHHENEVAQWEAATGTTFARWWVHHGMLTLGAEKMAKSVGNVISLAEALDRYGANVLRHFFLAAHYRSPVEFSEERLDEAAAAFDRWAAFVRTTAGLAPPDPEDVGGSADPEADAAREAFRAALDDDLNTPETHAALFDLVSAGNRHLEAGRRSEAAAAGAVVRELAGVLGYTFDEGEAAGAGLVGPLVEELLRLRAEARDRREFATADAIRARLSELGIVVEDSPDGARWHLA
- the ispF gene encoding 2-C-methyl-D-erythritol 2,4-cyclodiphosphate synthase, encoding MRIGQGVDVHAFSADAGRPLRLGGTPIPGGPGLEGHSDADVVLHALVDALLGAAGLGDLGAVFGTADPAHAGVASSVFVAGALDRVTEAGWALVNADVTVVAQRPRLAAHRAAITDSVADLLGVPAGAVNVKATTTDGLGFTGRGEGIACLAVVLLAAR